The Mycolicibacterium neoaurum DNA segment GGCACTCGGCAGATCGGCCAGCGGCACCTCGATATCGAGCACGTCTTCCACCCGACGCAGCAGCGCCACGGTGGCTTTGGGGTTCGGCGGCTGCGACACGTAATGCGGCACCGCCGCCCAGAACGTCACCGCGGGTATCCCGGCCTGCACGCAGGCATCCTGGAACACCCCGGCGATCCCGGTCGGCCCCTCGTAGCGAGTCTCTTCCAGCCCGAAGAACTTGGCCGAGTCGGCGGAGTAGGCGGCGCCGGAGACCGGCACCGGGCGGGTGTGCGGGGTGTCAGCCAGCAGCGCACCGAGGATCACCACGGTGTCGACATTCAGCTTGTCGGCGATTGCCAGCAACTCTGCGCAAAATGTGCGCCACCGCATATTGGGTTCGACGCCGTGCATCAGCACGATATCGCGGTCGCTGCCGGGCGGGCGGCAGTGTGAGATGCGCATCGAGGGCCAGACGAGCTCCCTGGTCACTCCGTCGATCTGCCGGATCACCGGGCGATTGACCTGGTAGTCGTAGTACGTCTCGTCGTCGATCTCGACGATGGTCTCGGCCTCCCAGATGGAGTCGAGGTGTTCGAGCGCACCGCTGGCCGCATCACCGGCGTCGTTCCAGCCCTCGAAGGCCGCGACGACGACGGTGTTCTGCAGGTTCGGCAGGCGGGGGCCACTCGCATCCGACGGTGTCACTCTGCCAGCGTAAGCCCTGACCGGCGGTCATGAGTCCTGCCGGGCCGCGTGGCGAACGGGCATCCGTCGCCGGGGCGCGCTCCGACGGGTGCCAAACCCGGTTGACGGGCCCGATTACCCTGTTTTGGTGGTTGCCGACACCGTTGTCGGCGAGCCCGTCGAGACGAAATATGTTCGGCGGCAATCGCGTTGATCATGATTGCCGCGTGGTCGCCGACAAGGCCCTGGTCAGGGTCGGTGCCGGCGACATCATGGGCGTCCAGACGTCGTTTGGGGGACGACGTAGACTTTTCTCCGTCGAGAGGCGTTGCAACGGCTACCAGGGGACCAGCAGCCCCGGTATCCGCCACGCTCGGCAGAGTCAAGGACGCCTTCCGTCATGGAAGGAGTGCATGTGACCGCTGCGACATCTGCCACCTCAGCAACGGCGACCAGCACCGGAGCGACCGAGTTCACCCCGAACATCCGGCCCGACTGCACCGCCGAACTGACGGCTGCACTCGATGCGCGGATCCTGGTCATCGACGGCGCGATGGGCACGGCGATCCAGCGCGACCGCCCCGACGAGGCCGGATACCGCGGCGACCGGTTCACCGAATGGCCGACGGCGCTGCAGGGCAACAACGATCTGCTCAACCTGACCCAGCCGCAGATCATCGAGGGAATCCACCGCGAGTACCTGGAGGCGGGCGCGGACATCCTCGAGACCAACACCTTCAACGCGAACGCGGTCTCGCTGGCCGACTACGACATGGCCGATCTGGCCTACGAGCTCAACTACGCCGGTGCCGCCCTGGCGCGGGCGGCCGCCGACGAGTTCAGCACGCCCGAGAAACCACGCTATGTTGCCGGCGCCGTCGGGCCGACGACACGGACCGCGTCCATCTCACCGGACGTCAACGATCCGGGTGCCCGCAATGTCTCCTACGACCAGTTGGTCGCCGCCTATCTCGAAGCCGTCAACGGCCTGGTCGACGGTGGATCCGACCTGCTCATCGTCGAGACCATCTTCGACTCCCTGAACGCCAAGGCCGCGGTGTTCGCCATCGAGACACTGTTCGAGCAGCGCGGCCGCCGCTGGCCGGTGATCATCTCCGGCACCATCACCGACGCCTCCGGACGCACCCTCTCCGGGCAGGTCACCGAGGCGTTCTGGAACGCGATCCGGCACGCCAAACCGCTCGCGATCGGTCTGAACTGCGCGCTGGGCGCTCCCGAGATGCGGCCCTATATCGCGGAGATGGCGCGTATCGCAGACACCTACGTGTCCTGCTATCCCAACGCCGGCCTGCCCAACGCCTTCGGTGAGTACGACGAGTCCCCGGAGCGCCAGGCCGGCTATATCGCCGAATTCGCCGACGCCGGACTGGTGAATCTGGTCGGTGGCTGCTGCGGTACCGCGCCGCCGCACATCGCCGAGATCGCCAAGATCGTCGACGGGAAGCCGCCGCGTGAACTGCCGAAGATCGAGGTCGCCACCCGACTGTCGGGTTTGGAGCCGCTGAACATCACCGACGATTCGCTGTTCGTCAACATCGGCGAGCGCACCAACATCACCGGGTCGGCGCGATTCCGCAACCTGATCAAGGCCGAGGACTACGACACCGCGCTCTCGGTGGCCCTGCAACAGGTCGAGGTCGGTGCCCAGGTCATCGACATCAACATGGACGAAGGCATGATCGACGGCGTCGCCGCGATGGACCGGTTCACCAAGCTCATCGCGGCCGAACCCGATATCAGCAAGGTCCCGGTGATGATCGACTCCTCCAAGTGGGAGGTCATCGAGGCGGGCCTGAAGAACGTGCAGGGCAAGCCGATCGTGAACTCGATCTCGCTGAAGGAGGGCGAGGAGAAGTTCATCAGGGAGGCGCGGCTGTGCCGCAAATACGGCGCCGCCGTGGTCGTGATGGCCTTCGACGAGCAGGGCCAGGCCGACAACCTCGAGCGCCGCAAGGAGATCTGCGGACGCGCCTACCGGGTGCTCACCGAGGAGGTCGGCTTCCCCGCCGAGGACATCATCTTCGACCCGAACTGCTTTGCGCTGGCCACCGGCATCGAGGAGCACGCCACCTACGGGATCGACTTCATCGAGGCCTGCGCCTGGATCAAGGAGAACCTGCCCGGTGTGCACATCTCCGGGGGCATCTCCAACGTGTCCTTCTCGTTCCGCGGCAACAACCCCGTGCGCGAGGCCATCCACGCGGTGTTCCTGTTCCACGCCATCAAGGCCGGCCTGGACATGGGCATCGTCAACGCCGGCGCGCTGGTGCCCTACGACTCGATCGATCCCGAGCTGCGGGACCGGATCGAAGACGTGGTCCTCAACCGGCGCGAGGATGCCGCCGAACGACTGCTCGAGATCGCGGAACGGTTCAACAAGACCGAGAAATCCGAGGATCCCGCCGCGGCCGAGTGGCGGTCGCTGCCGGTCCGCGAGCGCATCACGCATGCGCTGGTGAAGGGTATCGACGCGCACGTCGACGCCGACACCGAGGAGCTGCGCGCCGAGATCGAGACCGCCGGCGGGCGGCCGATCGAGGTGATCGAGGGACCGCTGATGGACGGCATGAACGTCGTGGGCGACCTGTTCGGGTCGGGCAAGATGTTCCTGCCTCAGGTGGTGAAGTCCGCCCGCGTCATGAAGAAGGCCGTGGCGTACCTGCTGCCGTTCATCGAGGCCGAGAAGGAGGCCAACGGAACCTCCTCGAGCAAGGACACCAACGGCACCATCATCATGGCGACCGTCAAGGGCGATGTGCACGATATCGGCAAGAACATCGTCGGAGTTGTGTTGCAGTGCAACAACTTCGAGGTCATCGACCTCGGCGTGATGGTGCCCGCCCAGAAGATCCTGGACGCGGCCAAGGAACACGATGCCGATATCATCGGACTCTCCGGTCTGATCACCCCGTCGTTGGACGAGATGGTGAACTTCGCGGTCGAGATGGAGCGCGAAGGCCTGGAGATCCCGCTGCTGATCGGTGGTGCGACGACCTCGCGCGCCCACACCGCGGTCAAGGTGGCGCCGCGCCGCAAGGGGCCGGTGGTGTGGGTCAAGGACGCCTCCCGCTCGGTGCCGGTGGCCGCCGCGCTGCTCGACGACAAGCAGCGTCCCGCACTGCTCGAGGCCACCGCGGCCGACTACGCCTCGCTGCGCGAGCGGCACGCCCAGAAGAACGAACGGCCGACCTTGACCCTGGAGAAGGCCCGGGCCAACCGCACTCCGATCGAGTGGGAGGGCTACACGCCGCCGGTGCCTGCCCAGGGCCTCGGGGTGCGGGAATTTCTCGACTACGACCTGGCCGAGCTGCGGGAGTACATCGACTGGCAGCCGTTCTTCAATGCTTGGGAGATGAAGGGCCGATTCCCGGACATCCTGAACAACCCGGCATCGGGTGAGGCCGCCCGAAAGCTCTACGACGATGCGCAGCAGATGCTCGACACGTTGATCAAGGAGAAGTGGCTGACCGCCAACGGTGTCATCGGGTTCTTTCCCGCCAACGCCGTCGGCGATGACGTCGAGGTCTACACCGATGAGACCCGCCGCGAGGTCCTCACCACGCTGCACAACCTGCGCCAGCAGGGCGAGCACCGCGACGGCATCCCCAACCGGTCCCTCGGCGATTTCATCGCGCCCAAGCAGACCGGCCTGGCCGACCACGTCGGCGCCTTCGCCGTGACGGCGGGCCTGGGCAGCGCGGACAAGATCACCGAATTCAAGGCCGATCATGACGACTACAGCGCGATCCTGCTGGAGTCGCTGGCCGACCGGCTGGCCGAGGCGTTCGCCGAACGCATGCACCAGCGGGTGCGCCAGGAATTCTGGGGTTATCAGCCCGACGAGCAGCTCGACAACCAAGAGCTGATCGGCGAGAAGTATGTCGGCATCCGCCCGGCCCCCGGCTACCCGGCGTGCCCCGAGCACACCGAGAAGACGACCCTGTTCGAGCTGCTGGACGTGACGAAGCGGACCGGTATCGAGCTGACCGAGTCGATGGCGATGTGGCCGGGTGCGGCGGTCAGCGGGTGGTACTTCTCGCACCCGCAGTCGCAGTACTTCGTGGTCGGTCGGCTGGCCCAGGACCAGGTGGCCGACTACGCCAAGCGAAAGGGCTGGACGCTGGCCGAGGCGGAGCGCTGGTTGGCGCCCAACCTGGGCTACAACCCGGAGGACTGAGCGCGCAGGTCTGTACCGATCGGCCGTCGGC contains these protein-coding regions:
- a CDS encoding PAC2 family protein — protein: MTPSDASGPRLPNLQNTVVVAAFEGWNDAGDAASGALEHLDSIWEAETIVEIDDETYYDYQVNRPVIRQIDGVTRELVWPSMRISHCRPPGSDRDIVLMHGVEPNMRWRTFCAELLAIADKLNVDTVVILGALLADTPHTRPVPVSGAAYSADSAKFFGLEETRYEGPTGIAGVFQDACVQAGIPAVTFWAAVPHYVSQPPNPKATVALLRRVEDVLDIEVPLADLPSAAEEWEQAVTEMTAEDDEIAEYVQSLEERGDAEVDMNDALGKIDGDALAAEFERYLRRRGR
- the metH gene encoding methionine synthase, producing MEGVHVTAATSATSATATSTGATEFTPNIRPDCTAELTAALDARILVIDGAMGTAIQRDRPDEAGYRGDRFTEWPTALQGNNDLLNLTQPQIIEGIHREYLEAGADILETNTFNANAVSLADYDMADLAYELNYAGAALARAAADEFSTPEKPRYVAGAVGPTTRTASISPDVNDPGARNVSYDQLVAAYLEAVNGLVDGGSDLLIVETIFDSLNAKAAVFAIETLFEQRGRRWPVIISGTITDASGRTLSGQVTEAFWNAIRHAKPLAIGLNCALGAPEMRPYIAEMARIADTYVSCYPNAGLPNAFGEYDESPERQAGYIAEFADAGLVNLVGGCCGTAPPHIAEIAKIVDGKPPRELPKIEVATRLSGLEPLNITDDSLFVNIGERTNITGSARFRNLIKAEDYDTALSVALQQVEVGAQVIDINMDEGMIDGVAAMDRFTKLIAAEPDISKVPVMIDSSKWEVIEAGLKNVQGKPIVNSISLKEGEEKFIREARLCRKYGAAVVVMAFDEQGQADNLERRKEICGRAYRVLTEEVGFPAEDIIFDPNCFALATGIEEHATYGIDFIEACAWIKENLPGVHISGGISNVSFSFRGNNPVREAIHAVFLFHAIKAGLDMGIVNAGALVPYDSIDPELRDRIEDVVLNRREDAAERLLEIAERFNKTEKSEDPAAAEWRSLPVRERITHALVKGIDAHVDADTEELRAEIETAGGRPIEVIEGPLMDGMNVVGDLFGSGKMFLPQVVKSARVMKKAVAYLLPFIEAEKEANGTSSSKDTNGTIIMATVKGDVHDIGKNIVGVVLQCNNFEVIDLGVMVPAQKILDAAKEHDADIIGLSGLITPSLDEMVNFAVEMEREGLEIPLLIGGATTSRAHTAVKVAPRRKGPVVWVKDASRSVPVAAALLDDKQRPALLEATAADYASLRERHAQKNERPTLTLEKARANRTPIEWEGYTPPVPAQGLGVREFLDYDLAELREYIDWQPFFNAWEMKGRFPDILNNPASGEAARKLYDDAQQMLDTLIKEKWLTANGVIGFFPANAVGDDVEVYTDETRREVLTTLHNLRQQGEHRDGIPNRSLGDFIAPKQTGLADHVGAFAVTAGLGSADKITEFKADHDDYSAILLESLADRLAEAFAERMHQRVRQEFWGYQPDEQLDNQELIGEKYVGIRPAPGYPACPEHTEKTTLFELLDVTKRTGIELTESMAMWPGAAVSGWYFSHPQSQYFVVGRLAQDQVADYAKRKGWTLAEAERWLAPNLGYNPED